Below is a window of Mycolicibacterium chitae DNA.
TCATCGACTTCGCGATCTGCGGCGAGAACGTGCCGGAGTCCGTAGTGCCGGCCTACGTCGACAAGGTCGCCGACAAGATCGAGGGCATCGGGGGCTGAGCCGTCCCGCTCCGCGCGGTGTCACCGGCACCGGCTACGGTCGGCCCCATGCTGTCGACCGTAGCCGTGCACGGTTACCGCTCCCTGCGCGACATCGTGCTCCCGCTGAGCCGGCTGACGGTCCTCACCGGCGCCAACGGCACCGGCAAGTCCTCGGTGTATCGCGCACTGCGCCTGCTCTCGGACTGCGGACGCGGGGAGATTGTCGCGGCCCTGGCCCGGGAGGGCGGCCTGCAGTCCGCGCTGTGGGCCGGGACCGGCACCAAGAAGCGGACGGTGGAACTCAAACTCGGTTACGCCGCAGACGATTTCGGTTATCTCGTCGACCTTGGTCTGCCCCAGATGGCCGGTATCGACTCGAAGTTTCACCGCGATCCCGAGATCAAGCGCGAAGTGGTGTTCGCCGGCCCGGTGCCACGGCCGAACACCACCCTGGTGCGGCGCACCGGCCCGCTGGCACAGGCCTGCGCCGACACCGGCCGCGGCTTCGACGACCTGACCCGCGCGCTGCCCACCTACCACAGCGTGCTGGCCGAGTTCGCCCACCCGGGACAGTCACCGGAATTGGCCGCGGTGCGAGATCGGTTGCGCGGCTGGCGTTTCTACGATGGCTTCCGGGTCGACGTCGGAGCCCCGGCCCGCCGGGCCGGTGTCGGCACCCGCAGTCCGGTCCTCGCCGACGACGGACACAACCTCGCCGCCGCCGTCCAGACCATCCTGGAGGCCGGCTTCGAGGACCTGCCCGCAGCGGTGGCCGAGGCTTTCGACGGGGCGACGGTCGCCACGTCGGTCAGCGACGGGTACTTCGACGTCGAGTTGCATCAACCCGGGGTGCTGCGGCCGCTGCGCTCGGCCGAATTGTCCGACGGCACATTGCGCTTCCTGCTGTGGGCGACCGCGCTGTGCAGTCCGCAGCCGCCGTCGCTGATGGTGCTCAACGAGCCCGAGACCTCGCTGCACCCGGACCTGGCGCGGCCGCTGGCCGGCCTTGTTCGGGCCGCGGCCGAGCGGACACAGGTCTTCGTCGTCACCCACTCGGCGCGGCTGCTCGAGTTCCTCGGCGCGGACGCCGCGGTGCTCGAGCTGGTCAAGGAGTCGGGTCAGACCCTGGTTGCCGGTCAGGGATTGCTGGACGCGCCGGCGTGGCACTGGGGTTCGCGCTGAGCGCGGCGACGCTCCAGTCGGACCGCGGCCGTAGCGCCCGGGTGAACAGCACGTTCACCCGTCGCATCGCGGCGCTGTAGGGCAACCAGGCCAACCGCTTGAACGCATAGAACGCGCGGATGTCCCCCGAGGTGTAGATCAGGAAGCGGTTCTTGGACATCCCGGCGAGGATCTTGTCGGCGGCCCTCTCCGGTGACACCGCGTGCCCGCTGAACAGCTT
It encodes the following:
- a CDS encoding AAA family ATPase codes for the protein MLSTVAVHGYRSLRDIVLPLSRLTVLTGANGTGKSSVYRALRLLSDCGRGEIVAALAREGGLQSALWAGTGTKKRTVELKLGYAADDFGYLVDLGLPQMAGIDSKFHRDPEIKREVVFAGPVPRPNTTLVRRTGPLAQACADTGRGFDDLTRALPTYHSVLAEFAHPGQSPELAAVRDRLRGWRFYDGFRVDVGAPARRAGVGTRSPVLADDGHNLAAAVQTILEAGFEDLPAAVAEAFDGATVATSVSDGYFDVELHQPGVLRPLRSAELSDGTLRFLLWATALCSPQPPSLMVLNEPETSLHPDLARPLAGLVRAAAERTQVFVVTHSARLLEFLGADAAVLELVKESGQTLVAGQGLLDAPAWHWGSR